The genome window CACTTGGCTTTATCTTTTCTCTACAAAAATATCGACCTTCCCCTTTCTATGCCTTTGATGAAGTAGATATGTTTCTCGATGGTGCAAACGTCGAAAAGCTATCCCGCATGGTGAAAAAACAAGCACAGTCGGCACAGTTTATTGTCGTAAGTCTACGTCGTCCAATGATTGAAGCCTCAGAAAGAACTATCGGCGTTACCCAAGCCAGAGGCGCACATACTCAGGTGTTGGGAATTAAGATGAAGTAATTCTGAATAGATCGAAGCAGCAGATATTAAAACTGTTTATTTTCGCGATCGCGCCACTCATATTAAATTTTTAGCGTTGCACAATTGGGATGATTCTTTTTCTAAGGTTTATCTAGAACGAAATTTAAGCGAATTTTCAGACAGTACTCAGTTTAAAAAAGCACGATTGATTATGTAATCTCAATAGGAATGGAACAAATGAAGCTGGACATAGTCGATCGCTTGCCTAATACACTAAAAAATAGTGCGATCGCTCAAAATGTGTCGCAAGGAGAAAGATTGTTTTGTAAAGGAGATCGTGCTAACTATTTATATTTAATTCAACAAGGACGTTTTCAAGAGGTTAGCTATCCCGATAACCATAAAATGGCAGTTTTACAAACACTCAATCGGGGAGAAACTTTAGGAGAAACCAGCTTATTTTTTGAAACCTACCATACTAGCGCGATCGCCAAAACTGAGGCTCGAGTTATTGCCTATCCGAAGTCAATAGTCTTAGCCAGCCTCGAACAATCCCCTTTAGTTATTGAAGCAACCTTAGAGATATTAAGCCAAAAAATATCTCAATTACAGATGCGTTTAGAATGGCGGAACATTTCTCTTGCCGATCGCCGAGTCTTAAAGTACTTGAAATACAATTTGGAAAAACTATCAAAAGACGCTGAAGACGCTAAAACCACTACCTTAAAAGCTCCACTTCAGGAAATTGCTGCGGAGTTAGGTTTGATTCCTGGAACTTTATCTATAGCTTTAGCCAAACTAGAAGCAGAGCAAATGATTACCAGCGACAATAATCGCATTACTTTGCCTAATACTGTTACTAAACCCAAACTTCGTCAATATTATGGCGGACTACCGAAATACAAACTCAAGCAGGCTACAGATTATATTGATACTCATCTTAATGAAAATATTAAAGTCTTCGATCTCGCTAATATTGTGAACATCAGTCAATATTACTTTTGTCATCTTTTTAAACAATCAACGGGGATTTCTCCCTATCAATACATAATTCAGCAACGAATTGCCAAAGCTAAAAAGCTACTAAAACAAAGAAAGCTTTCACTTGTAGAAGTGGCTTTAGAATGTGGATTCACTTCCCAATCTCAAATGACACAGCACTTTCGTAGATGTGTAGGATTAACACCAAATGTTTATCGCAATATGGAGTAGCCCCTCATTCAATTATTTCTATCAATAAACAAGAATGCAATAGCGATCGCAAAAATCAGCAAGAATTATTCCAGCCAATCCAAGTATATTCATTTCCAACAAACTTTTGGTTTGTTGACCACAGCAATTATTCACAGGAATTAAAATTATGAACTCAAAATTAATGCTAATGCTAAAGTCGGCAACTATTTCTTTAATCTGCTTAGGTGCGATCGTAAATCTATCTCAAACTAGTCAAGCTAGCTTTACTTCCAAATCAGCAAATAACAACCTAGAACACTCTGGGGTTCTAATATCTCAAACAGCTCTAATGTCTGGTGAGTTTGTGGCAGCAGAAGCACCCACAACAGGCAAAGCGAAAATTGTTGATCAAAACGGACAAAAGTATCTTGAAATCGATTCAGCCTTTAGCACTAACGACCAAGCACCCGACTTACAGATCTTATTAGACACCATATCAGAAGCACCTGCAAAATATGAAGGTACTGACTCGACTCGATATCTTAATTTAGGCGGAATACAAAGCGTTACTGGCGCGCAACGATATCCGATTCCCGACTTCGTCGATCCTTCGCAATTCCAATCGGTAGTTGTTTGGTGTCGTATGGCTAACGCGACTATGGGTTATGCACCTTTAATAACTGATAGTAGTGCCAGTGTTAACTAAAATTACAAACTGCAATCGTGACTTATCCTTATCTCTTGAAATGACTCAAAGATGAAAAAATTATTTGTTGGTACTTTATCTGCTTTAGCTATTGCTGGCGTTACCTTAACTGGATTTTCTCCCAAAGCAGGAGCAGTTTTACAGATGAACTTTACTGCACCTTTTATCTCTAATTCTGGACTTGCCAATGCAGTAGGAAGCGAACATTACTTTACCGTTTTTATAACCAGCTTGCCGTTAGAGGGACTTATAGTAAATATTCCCAATGAAATGCGAATTCTTAATGGTGCAACAGTAGAAGACGGTGATGGTAACGAAATTGCTACCAAAGTGACTACAGAAGAAAACACTCTCGAACTTGCTTTTAGCGAACCAGTAGAGCCTGAGACTTACTTAACTGTAAAATTAGATGGTGTCGAAGTGCCTACCATGGGGGACGGCGGTTTTGCTACATATCGAATCTTTGGAATGTGGTCAGGTTTAGATGGCACAATTCCTATCGGTACGGCGCAAGTAAGGCTACAAGACAAAACCTAAATCCGATCATTAGTAATAGGTAGGCGTTTCTTTTGGTGCTGTTGAGGCAGGGCAGTTGTCTGAAACAACTTTCACAAGCAGCGCCAAGGCAAAGAGAGTATCTTGCCATTCTCCTCACAAAATGTATCTCAACTATATTACTTAATTAAATATTAATGAGCAAAACAAATTTTTGACAAAGTTAAGTTGCTTTAGTGACGGGGGTAGCTCTGGTATTGGGGCGGGAGTGGCGATCGCTAAAGCCATTGCAGGAGCAAAAGTAGTAGTTAATTATGCTCGTAGTGCTAAAGGTGCAGATGAGACAGTGAGTAAGATTGCTGCTTTAGGAGGTGAAGCAATTGCTGTTTAGGCTGATGTTAGTCAAGAAGAAGTTAAAGTTATGTTCGACGCTGCGATCTCAAGTTATGGGGCAGTAGATATTTTAGTTAGCAATGCAGGTTTACAGCAAGATTTTTCTTTAGTAGAGATGTCCTTTAGAAGCATGGAATAAAGTTATTAGTATTAATTTAACAGGACAGTTTCTCTGCGCGCGAGAAGCAGTAAAAGAATTTATGCGTCGAGGAATTGTTCCCGAACGTTTTTGTGCGATGGGCAAGATCATCTGTATGAGTTCGGTACACGAAACTATACCCTGGGCTGGTCATTGCAACTATGCAGCCTCCAAAGGCGGAGTGATGATGTTGATGAAAAGTATAGCGCAAGAACTAGCACCTCAAAAGATTCGCGTTAACAGTATTGCCCCAGAAGCGATTAAAACTCCGATTAATTAAGAGGCTTAGGATACTCCTGAAGCGGAAGCAAAGTTATTAGAATTGATTCCCTATAAACGAGTCGGCGATCCTTGAGATACTGGTAACGCTGCTGTTTGGCTGGCTTCGGATGCCTCTGACTATGTTAATGGTATTACCTTGTTTTTTGATGGTGGAATGACTTTGTATCCAGGGTTTACGACTAATGGGTAAGTTTTTTGACTAGCGAGTAGCGAGTTTTTTAATAATGAAGAATTGGCGGGAGTATCTAATAGAAGCTTGGGGGTTAGGTAGTTTTATGGTGGCTGCGGGGGTGGTGACCCTTTTGGAGTCGTCTGATTATCTATTACAGCAGATATTTCATGCTTTTATCCGACGGGTAATTATCGGCATAGCGATGGGATTAACGGCGATCGCCATTATCTATTCTCCCTGGGGAAGCTGACAAAAGCCTACAGAAAATATGTTTTTGGGTATCGAGCATACGGCGATCGCTATTTCTGATACGGAAACCAGCTTGAATTTTTATAGGGATTTATTAGGATTAGAATTAGCAGGAAAAAGTGAAAACTATGGCACAGAACAAGAACACCTGAATAATGGCTAATGGCTAATGGCTAATGGCTAATGGCTAATCGGATTCCTCTTCTTGTTTAATTAAATACTTTTCAACAAAAAAAATGAGTATAAAATTTGGTCGAGAAGTCTGCGGTAATTTAGAAATATCAGAACACCGAGAATGGTTAGTAACCAACGGGATTGGCGGTTATGCTTCTGGTACGGTATCGGGATTGTTAACCAGATGCTATCACGGTTTGTTGTTGGCTACTCTCAAGCCACCTTTGGGCATAACTCTATTGTTAACCAAACTTGATGAAACTGTTGTCTATGGTGATGTTGCTTATCCTTTACATACTAACCGTTGGGCGGATGGCACTATTGCACCTCATGGTTATCAACAGCTAGAAAGATTTTATCTCGAAGGAACAACTCCTGTATGGGTTTATGCTTGCGGCGATGCGTTAATCGAAAAGCGAGTTTGGATGCAGCAGCAAGAAAATACTACCTATATTCAATATAAAATGCTGCGTGGTAGTCAACTATTAACCTTATCTCTCAAAGCTTTAGTTAATTATCGCGATCGCCATAGTAGTACTCGTAATAGCGATCGGCCTTATGAAATTGTTAATCAACAACAGGGTATCAAAATTAAAGCATTTGCTGATGCGACTAGTTTGTATCTGTCTAGTGTCAAAAATCAAGAGGTAATTGCTTGGCAAATTAATCATGTCTGGTACAAAAATTTTGCTTTAGCAGTAGAAAAGTATCGAGGTTTGAATAGTATTGAGGATCATTTGTATGCAGGAAATTGTCGGGTTTCTCTCCAATCTGAAGAGTCGGTAACTATAGTTGCCAGTACTAAAGATGGAGACAATAGGGAACGAGACGCTGAGAAAAAAGGCAAAAGAGAACAAAAGTTAATCGCTCTTTTCAGCGATCGCCATCAGCCTAAAGTTATCCCCAGTTGGATTCAGCAATTAGTTGTAGCCGCGGATCAGTTTATCGTCGATCGCCCCATAGCAGATGTTCCTCAAGGTAAAACAATTATTGCTGGTTATCCTTGGTTTGGCGACTGGGGTAGAGATACTATGATTAGCTTACCAGGATTAACTCTAACCACAGGTCGTTTTGAGGTGGCTAAGGTTATTCTACGTACTTTTGCTAAATACATCGATCGGGGAATGCTGCCTAATGTGTTTCCCGATCGAGGAGAAACCCCAGAATATAATACTGTTGATGCTAGTCTGTGGTTTTTTGAAGCAATTAGGGATTATTTGGCTCATACGGGCGATAAACGGCTATTAATTGAGCTATTTCCTGCTTTAGTCGAGATTATTGACTGGCATCGTCGGGGAACTCGCTACAATATTCATCTAGACTCCGATGGGTTAATTTATGCAGGAGAAAAGGGAGTTCAATTAACTTGGATGGATGCCAAGGTTGGCAATTGGGTAGTTACGCCTCGTATTGGTAAACCTGTGGAGATAAATGCCCTTTGGTACAATGCTTTAATTATTATGTCCCAATTTGCTAGCTATCTAGGTAAGTCGGAGAAGGAATATTTAGAGATGGCAGCTAAAACTAGAGAGGGGTTTCAACGTTTTTGGCATCCAGATTTACAATACTGTTATGACGTTTTAGATACTCCCGCTGGTAATGATGATTCTCTGCGCCCTAATCAAATTTTTGCCGTATCTTTACCAGCAATGAGTATAGGTAAAAACTTGTCTTTGGGCGCAAGCCTTGCGCCTCTACTTGACGATCGACAACAAAAACAGGTAGTCGATCTTGTCTCACGACGTTTGTTAACTTCTTATGGATTGCGATCGCTTTGTCCCAATCATCCTGATTACGTTGGCATCTACGGAGGCGATCGTTTACAGCGAGATCGGGCATATCATCAGGGTACAGTCTGGGGCTGGTTAATCGGTCATTTTGTTCAGGCACATCTGAAGGTATATCAAAACCCAGAAGTATGTAAGTCGTTTCTTGAACCAATGTCGGAACATCTTGCAGCAGCCTGCGTTGGTAGTTTGAGTGAAATTTTTGATGCCGATGCGCCTTTTACTCCTCGAGGTGCGTTTGCTCAAGCTTGGACTGTGGCAGAGGTGTTGCGGGGATGGTTAATGGCTAATTGCTAATGGCTAATTGCTAATAGTTGATGGCTAATTGCTAATAGTTGATGGCTAATTGCTGATAGTTAGGTACAAGGCTAGCATTTAGTTTTTAGTTAGTAATGAAAGTAAATGAATCGGCCAAATTTTCAAAATTTACAGGTGTACAAATTATCGGAAAAATTAGCAGATGAAATTTGGAATATTGTACAAAACTGGGATTTTTTTGCGGAAGATACCGTAGGAAAACAGATTGTTCGCTCTGCTGACAGTGTAGGTGCAAACATTGCAGAGGGGGAAGGACGGTATAACTATCAAGACAATAAACGTTTTATCAAAATAGCTAGAGGTTCATTAAATGAGACAAGACACTGGTTAAGAAGGGCGTATTCAAGAAATCTATTAACCACAGACCAAATAAATATACTACAACCAATTGTTGATGAATTATCACCCAAACTCAATGCTTATCTAAACTCAATTGGTAAACAGAAATAACAACTGACCATTAGCTATTAGCTATTAGCTATTAACCATTAATAATGAATAAAGAATTAGAACGTTTACAAAATAAAGAATGGAAAAACTGGGGTCCTTATTTGAGTGAAAGACAGTGGGGGACGGTTAGAGAAGACTATAGTGAGTATGGTGCAGCTTGGGACTATTTTCCTCACGATCATGCGCGATCGCGTGCCTATCGTTGGGGAGAAGATGGTATTGCCGGCATTAGTGACTCTCAACAGCAGTTATGTTTTGCGATCGCCCTCTGGAATGAACAAGATCCAATTTTAAAGGAAAGATTGTTTGGTTTGACGGGTAATCAAGGCAATCACGGCGAAGATGTTAAGGAATACTACTTTTATCTCGATAGTACTCCGACTCACTCTTATTTGAAGTGCTTGTATAAATATCCCCAAGCGGCATATCCCTATGAATTATTAGTCAAGGAAAATCAAAGGCGATCGCGTTACGAATTGGAATATGAGTTATTAGATACTGGTGTTTTTGACGACAATCGTTATTTTGATGTCTTTGTTGAATATGCTAAAAATACGCCTGAAGATATCGTCATTCAAATTACGGCGATCAATCGTGGTACAGAGACTAAACCCCTACATATTTTACCTACTCTCTGGTTTCGCAATACTTGGTCTTGGCAACAAGATGCGGTTAAGCCCAATTTAAAAGTTTATGATATCAATGAAGAGTTTAGCGTAATTCAAGTTCATCAAAATAAATTGAGCGATCGCTGGTTGTATTGTGATGGCGTAGGGACATCCAATCTGTTATTCACGGAAAACGAAACTAATTATCAACGGCTGTTTAATGCTGACAATAATTCACCCTATGTCAAAGATGGCATCAATGATTATGTAGTGCATGGTGACAAAGATGCAGTAAATTCTCAGCAGTTAGGTACAAAATTCTCACCCCATTATGTTTTTAATCTAGGTGCGGGGGAAACTAAAGTAATTAAATTACGCCTTAGCGATACGGCTGATTTGACTCAACCTTTTAATCCAGAATTCAATGATGTTTTACAAACTAGAAAACAAGAAGCTGATGAATTTTATCAACAGGTAACTCCTTTTCCTGTTAGTGAAGCCGAACGCAATATTCAACGACAGGCGTTTGCGGGAATGCTGTGGAGTAAACAATATTATTATTATTGCATAGAAGAATGGCTTCAAGGCGATCCTAATAATCTGCCACCACCCCCAGCCCGTAAAGAAGGTAGAAATTATCAATGGAAGCATTTAGATAATGCCGAAATTATCTCTATGCCCGACAAGTGGGAATATCCCTGGTATGCTGCCTGGGATTTGGCTTTTCATGCTTTACCTTTAGCAGTGGTCGATCCTGAATTTGCCAAAGAACAATTAGATGTCATGACTCGCGAGTGGTATATGCACCCCAACGGACAGCTTCCCGCTTATGAATGGGCATTCGGTGATGTTAACCCTCCCGTTCATGCTTGGGCTACCTGGCGGGTGTATAAAATCGAACAAAAAATGTCTGGCAAGGGCGATCGCACTTTCTTAGAACGAGTTTTCCAGAAGTTATTGCTGAACTTTACCTGGTGGGTTAATCGTAAGGATGCTCAAGGTAATAATATCTTTGAAGGGGGTTTTCTCGGTTTAGATAATATCGGCGTATTCGATCGCAGCGCATCCTTACCTACAGGAGGCTATATCGAACAGGCTGATGGTACAAGCTGGATGGCAATGTACTGTCTTAATATGCTGACTATCGCTTTAGAACTAGCTTTAGAAAATCCCGTATACGAAGACATGGCAACTAAGTTCTTCGAGCATTTTATCTATATAGCTGATGCCATGACTCATATTGGCGAGGAAAATACTCAACTATGGGATGAATCAGATGGCTTCTTTTACGATGTCTTGCATCTTCCCGACAATAGCAGAGTTAGATTAAAAGTGCGATCGATGGTAGGTTTAATTCCCCTATTTGCCGTTACAACCCTCGAACCAGATTTACTCGAACGTCTGCCGAATTTTAAAGAAAGATTGGAATGGTTTATCAATAATCGTCCCCAACTCAAAAGCAATGTCGCCTGTATGGAAACAGAAGGGGTGGGTGCGAGACGAATGTTAGCCCTTTGTTACACTACTATCGATCGCTTTGAATCTCACGATCGGCTGCGTCAGATCCTCACCAAACTTTTAGCTGAAAATGAATTTTTGAGTGACTATGGCATTCGCGCCCTGTCTAAATATCATGGTTCACACCCATACACTTTTTATGTTGATGGGCAACAACACCGAGTAGATTACGAACCAGCGGAGTCTTCTAGCGGCTTGTTTGGCGGTAATTCTAACTGGCGTGGACCAATTTGGTTTCCCGTCAATTATCTGCTAATTGAATCTTTGCAACAATTTCATCACTATTTAGGAGATAATTTCCAAGTTGAATGTCCTACAGGTTCGGGTAACTGGCTTAATCTGTGGCAAGTTGCCGATGAGATTTCTCAACGATTAATCAAGATTTTTCTCGCCGACGAATTTGGAAAACGCCCTCTGTATGGAAATATTAAGCAATTTCAAACCGATCCTCATTGGCGCGATTTGATTCTGTTCTATGAATATTTTCACGGCGACAACGGCGCGGGAATTGGTGCATCACATCAAACTGGCTGGACAGGATTAATTGCCAAACTACTTCAACAACAGGCTGAATATTGAACACGAGGAAGCAAAGAATAACGTAAATATGTCCGGCGATTATTTTAATCACAATGATTTTTTAATTTACAGTAGGTTGATTAATTCGGCATTTTGTAGCAACCAAATCCAATCAATTTTGATGCCAAGGCAAATTAAATAATTAACTTTGTCTAAGCTGGTGGAACTTAGCTGAAAATATAGACATACTATAAAGGTAGTCTTATAGAGCATGAGTAGTTTACTATGAGAAACTTGAACTTCACTGACGACCTATATTGGACACCTCAAGCACAAGCAAAACTGAGAATGATTCCTTTTTTTGCTCGTCCTCAAGCACGCCAAAGAATTGAAGCAATTGCCCGTGCAGCAGAATTAGAAGAAGTAACTATTGAGATTGTAGAACAGGCTAGAGCAGAATTTGGACAATAATTTGATTTTTTTACGATGAGATTGCTGTTGCCTTGTCTAGCGAATTATGGCGATCGCGTGATAGAAGCAAGTATTAAGTAAAATAACGAAAAGACAACGCGATCTATATTGTTGTTCTAAATATACTTATGCTCCCAGTCTAGTATGGTAATTATAAAAAATAAAATTTAGCTTAAATTTTTCATTTTTGATGTCATCTATTATTCCTTCAATTGAGTTTTTCCAGGGTGTCGCCGAAGAATTGAACGGTGTCAGCTTGCGACGTAATAAAAATACTGGAATTCGCAATGTTTTGATGACCTTTGAATCTTTAAACGCTCTAGAAAGATTTAACAGCTTTACTAAAGGATCGGCTCAAAATTTAAGTCTGATTGATTCTGAAGGGCAAATTTTAGTATCGCCTAACTCGTTAAAAATGATTTTTGGTGGCGATCAGGGAAATGAACTTAGAAAAGTCGAATGCAAGTTTGATATCGAATCGGACAGTCATTGGGAAAGATTCACTCGTTTTATGAATCGTTATGCAGAAGCTAACGATATGGAATTTGGTACAAAATAAATAAACCGTTGTCGCTAATTTTAGTAACCAAGAATTAAGATAACGCTTTAAAATCAAAACAATTAATTTATGAAAATCGCAATTACAGGTGCAACAGGTTTAGTCGGCAGTCGTTTAGTTGCCCAACTAAATCAAAGACATCAAATATTAGTTTTTACTCGTAATCCTACTAAGGCTCAAAAAGTTTTTCCTGCTTCTGCTTTCTCCAAGTTAGAAATAGTTCAATATACGCCTCAGGAGTCGGGAGACTGGCAACAGCGCGTTTCGGGCTGTGATGCGGTGATTAATTTGGCTGGTGAACCGATCGCCGAACGCTGGAGTCCTCAGCAAAAGGAGGCTATTATGGCAAGTCGCCAGATTGGAACTAGGAAATTAGTCGAAGCGATCGCTATGGCAGAATCTAAGCCCAAGGTGTTAGTAAGTGGATCGGCGATCGGCTACTATGGCAGTAGTGAAACCGCAGCCTTTGATGAAACCAGCAATTCGGGTAACGATTTTCTGGCGCAAGTATGTCAAAACTGGGAGCAAGAGGCGCAAAAGGTAACGGAGTTGGGCGTGCGTTTAGTAATTCTCCGCATTGGTATCGTGCTGGCTAACGGTGGTGCATTGGGTAAGATGATTGGACCATTCAAAATGTTTGCCGGCGGCCCTATTGGTAGCGGTAAGCAATGGTTTTCTTGGATTCACCGCGATGATTTAGTCAATTTAATCTGCCAGGCTGTTGAACAAGAAGAGATGTCTGGAGTCTATAACGCTACTGCCCCAAATCCTGTCCGTATGGGTAAGCTGTGTCAGACTTTAGGAGAAGTAATGAACCGTCCTTCCTGGCTACCCGTTCCCGATTTCGTTTTAGAAATCCTTCTGGGAGATGGGGCGATCGTTGTTTTAGAAGGACAGCAGGTATTACCCAAGCAGACTCAGGCTACAGGATTTGATTATAAGTATCCTGAGCTAAAACCAGCATTGGCGGCAATAGTCAAACAATAATACAACGGACAATTATGGTCAGGGCGAATGCCTTTTCGAGCGAGACAGTTTGCCCTTACCGGTTAAACGGGTTTGCTAAACACTAAAAAATGTTGTTCTGGTAAAAAATCTTTGGTTTCTTGCCATTTTAACCCGACTGCCTTTAGCTCTTTTTTGACCTGCTTTTGGGTCATCTTATGCAGGGGCTTAATCATAATCATCGGGTTTTCCTGGCGATATTCCAGCAAGACTACTCTTCCCCCTGGCTTCAAGGCTTGGACTATTTCTGCCATCATTTCCCTGGGATAAGCAAACTCATGATAGGCATCCACCATCAAAGCGAGATCGATACTTTCTGCGGGTAGGTTAGGCTTGTCTTCTTCTCCTAAAACAGTTTCGACATTGGAAATGTGTCGCTCTTCTTTGAGCAAAGCGATCGCATTTAACATTTCTGGCTGGATATCTACCGCATACACCTTGCCTTTGGGAACTTGCTGTGCCATCCGAAAGCTAAAATAACCTGTTCCTGCGCCAATGTCTGCAACCAGATCATCGGGTTTAAGGTCTAATTTCTGCACCGTCAAATCTGGATTTTCTTCAGTGGCTCTACTCTCTCTTTCTAACCACATCATTGCCTGGTGTCCCATTACCTGAGCGATTTCTCGTTTCATATAGTATTTACCAATACCGTCGGGGTTATGGATTGCCTTTTGGCGGTAATAATCAGGATAACTATCTTTAGCCAGGGCAACAGGAGTATAGGTAAAGTTGGTTAATAAAAAGGCGATCGCTGTTATGACTAGAGCCAGACTGACTAAATATTTTTGGCTAATTTTCATCTTTATTTTCAAACTTATTTTAAAAGCGGACGGCTTTTATGGGTAAGATTGCTTATGATTAAGGCATAGTTATAAAACTTTAATAATATACATGATTGCTAACTCCTTTGAGTTCAAAGGCTGGAAGAAATTAATCCAAGCTAAAATTTTATTTGGTAATGAACCAACCCCAGAATTACTTGCCATCCTTACAGTTTATTTTGTTCAGGGGATACTAGGATTAGCGCGTTTGGCGGTCAGCTTTTTTTTAAAAGACGATTTAGGTTTAACACCTGCCGAAGTTGCCGCTTTAACTGGTATTACGGCTCTACCTTGGATTATTAAACCATTATTTGGTTTTGTGTCCGATGGGTTGCCTATCTTTGGCTATCGTCGCCGACCATATTTGATTTTGGCAGGACTATTAGGAAGCGCATCCTGGGTGGCTTTAGCCACTTTGGTAGACAATGCTCTAACAGCAACCCTAGTTATTCTTTTGACCTCTCTTTCCGTGGCGATTAGTGATGTAATTGTCGATTCTTTAATTGTCGAAAGAGCTAGGGAAGAATCATTGTCACAATCTGGTTCATTACAATCTTTATCTTGGGGTGCTTCGGCTTTAGGAGGATTGCTAACAGCTTACTTTAGTGGTCTATTGTTACAGCACCTGAGCAGCGATCGAGTATTTGAGATTACCGCAGCTTTTCCCCTAATTATTTCAGCGGTAGCCTGGATAATTGCGGAAGAAAAGGTCGACAAAGACAATCTTGAAGGCAAATCTCCTGTAAAAGGACAAATGAAACAATTGTGGAGTGCGCTCAAGCAAAAACAAGTATGGTTGCCGATCGCCTTTTTATTCGTTTGGCAAGCAACACCTACGGCTGATTCTGCGTTCTTTTTCTTTAGTACCAATGAACTGGGATTTGAACCAGAGTTTTTGGGTAGAGTCAGGCTAGTTACCAGTTTGGCTTCACTAATCGGAATTTTTTTATTCCAGCGTTATTTAAAAACCGTTCCTTTTCGGAAAATTCTCGGCTGGAGTACGGTAATTGCCGCAGTTTTGGGTATGACAACCTTGCTGTTAGTTACCCATACTAACCGTGCATTAGGTATAGACGATCGCTGGTTTAG of Coleofasciculaceae cyanobacterium contains these proteins:
- a CDS encoding PCP reductase family protein, with the translated sequence MRNLNFTDDLYWTPQAQAKLRMIPFFARPQARQRIEAIARAAELEEVTIEIVEQARAEFGQ
- a CDS encoding amylo-alpha-1,6-glucosidase produces the protein MSIKFGREVCGNLEISEHREWLVTNGIGGYASGTVSGLLTRCYHGLLLATLKPPLGITLLLTKLDETVVYGDVAYPLHTNRWADGTIAPHGYQQLERFYLEGTTPVWVYACGDALIEKRVWMQQQENTTYIQYKMLRGSQLLTLSLKALVNYRDRHSSTRNSDRPYEIVNQQQGIKIKAFADATSLYLSSVKNQEVIAWQINHVWYKNFALAVEKYRGLNSIEDHLYAGNCRVSLQSEESVTIVASTKDGDNRERDAEKKGKREQKLIALFSDRHQPKVIPSWIQQLVVAADQFIVDRPIADVPQGKTIIAGYPWFGDWGRDTMISLPGLTLTTGRFEVAKVILRTFAKYIDRGMLPNVFPDRGETPEYNTVDASLWFFEAIRDYLAHTGDKRLLIELFPALVEIIDWHRRGTRYNIHLDSDGLIYAGEKGVQLTWMDAKVGNWVVTPRIGKPVEINALWYNALIIMSQFASYLGKSEKEYLEMAAKTREGFQRFWHPDLQYCYDVLDTPAGNDDSLRPNQIFAVSLPAMSIGKNLSLGASLAPLLDDRQQKQVVDLVSRRLLTSYGLRSLCPNHPDYVGIYGGDRLQRDRAYHQGTVWGWLIGHFVQAHLKVYQNPEVCKSFLEPMSEHLAAACVGSLSEIFDADAPFTPRGAFAQAWTVAEVLRGWLMANC
- a CDS encoding VOC family protein; its protein translation is MFLGIEHTAIAISDTETSLNFYRDLLGLELAGKSENYGTEQEHLNNG
- a CDS encoding TIGR01777 family oxidoreductase; translated protein: MKIAITGATGLVGSRLVAQLNQRHQILVFTRNPTKAQKVFPASAFSKLEIVQYTPQESGDWQQRVSGCDAVINLAGEPIAERWSPQQKEAIMASRQIGTRKLVEAIAMAESKPKVLVSGSAIGYYGSSETAAFDETSNSGNDFLAQVCQNWEQEAQKVTELGVRLVILRIGIVLANGGALGKMIGPFKMFAGGPIGSGKQWFSWIHRDDLVNLICQAVEQEEMSGVYNATAPNPVRMGKLCQTLGEVMNRPSWLPVPDFVLEILLGDGAIVVLEGQQVLPKQTQATGFDYKYPELKPALAAIVKQ
- the psb28 gene encoding photosystem II reaction center protein Psb28 — translated: MSSIIPSIEFFQGVAEELNGVSLRRNKNTGIRNVLMTFESLNALERFNSFTKGSAQNLSLIDSEGQILVSPNSLKMIFGGDQGNELRKVECKFDIESDSHWERFTRFMNRYAEANDMEFGTK
- a CDS encoding class I SAM-dependent methyltransferase translates to MKISQKYLVSLALVITAIAFLLTNFTYTPVALAKDSYPDYYRQKAIHNPDGIGKYYMKREIAQVMGHQAMMWLERESRATEENPDLTVQKLDLKPDDLVADIGAGTGYFSFRMAQQVPKGKVYAVDIQPEMLNAIALLKEERHISNVETVLGEEDKPNLPAESIDLALMVDAYHEFAYPREMMAEIVQALKPGGRVVLLEYRQENPMIMIKPLHKMTQKQVKKELKAVGLKWQETKDFLPEQHFLVFSKPV
- a CDS encoding DM13 domain-containing protein, with amino-acid sequence MNSKLMLMLKSATISLICLGAIVNLSQTSQASFTSKSANNNLEHSGVLISQTALMSGEFVAAEAPTTGKAKIVDQNGQKYLEIDSAFSTNDQAPDLQILLDTISEAPAKYEGTDSTRYLNLGGIQSVTGAQRYPIPDFVDPSQFQSVVVWCRMANATMGYAPLITDSSASVN
- a CDS encoding helix-turn-helix domain-containing protein, whose product is MEQMKLDIVDRLPNTLKNSAIAQNVSQGERLFCKGDRANYLYLIQQGRFQEVSYPDNHKMAVLQTLNRGETLGETSLFFETYHTSAIAKTEARVIAYPKSIVLASLEQSPLVIEATLEILSQKISQLQMRLEWRNISLADRRVLKYLKYNLEKLSKDAEDAKTTTLKAPLQEIAAELGLIPGTLSIALAKLEAEQMITSDNNRITLPNTVTKPKLRQYYGGLPKYKLKQATDYIDTHLNENIKVFDLANIVNISQYYFCHLFKQSTGISPYQYIIQQRIAKAKKLLKQRKLSLVEVALECGFTSQSQMTQHFRRCVGLTPNVYRNME
- a CDS encoding four helix bundle protein, with translation MNRPNFQNLQVYKLSEKLADEIWNIVQNWDFFAEDTVGKQIVRSADSVGANIAEGEGRYNYQDNKRFIKIARGSLNETRHWLRRAYSRNLLTTDQINILQPIVDELSPKLNAYLNSIGKQK